A part of Lactobacillus sp. ESL0700 genomic DNA contains:
- a CDS encoding acyltransferase family protein produces MTKNRFITGYSGLRALAVIGVILYHLNPNTFVGGYLGVPIFFVLSGYLVTDHMFKAYREQGYYDQHKFYFGRIKKLYPPLIAVLWLSAAYIFLFQRNLLVKLAQIVVANLLNVYNFWQIINGQSYFERFATNESPFTHLWTMSINGQFYLLWPIVIYLLVKFAKKRKTTFWILFGVSLASALEMALLYHSGVDINRIYYGTDTRFFSLGLGAALAVIWPMEKLRTDVTITDTYILDGVGLVALAGLIWLFFSPQMDPEHSFTYNGGMLLFTVLTAILVGIIAHPSSHWNKWLTNPVFNWIGSRSYGIYLYQFPVMIFFEDKVTNVADHVFLYPLIEIALILVLSEISYRFIERPLGKITWVKLKNYCSQLFKKSTTNYFAKLQAIISCLVFLIGTAAILVSPTVKARDFNKSQLATRIRANQVQQKKDNQVLITKLQKAKKKTRQRTKLVNEAHRAAKSHPVNQSFEKYGISQVDLQLARKVQLTAIGDSVMAGSSDTLRQLMPKAVIDAAISRQLNAAFGLISQYQAQKALDNNVLIGLGTNGPFPMTDLDQLMKQVGPKTQVFWINTHVPSKPWQNQVNSLLETAAKKYRNLIIIDWYNYSKKHPSWFYQDNTHPTPVGSKYYSALIAKTIAKHARF; encoded by the coding sequence ATGACAAAAAATCGGTTTATTACAGGATACTCTGGACTTAGAGCATTGGCAGTTATTGGTGTGATTTTATATCACCTGAATCCTAATACTTTCGTCGGTGGTTATCTTGGGGTGCCGATCTTTTTTGTGTTATCGGGATATTTGGTTACTGATCATATGTTTAAGGCATATCGTGAGCAAGGGTATTACGATCAACACAAATTTTATTTTGGCCGCATAAAAAAATTGTACCCGCCGTTAATTGCTGTTTTATGGTTGTCGGCGGCATATATCTTTTTGTTTCAACGTAATTTACTGGTCAAGTTAGCGCAAATCGTAGTCGCCAACTTGCTGAATGTTTATAATTTTTGGCAAATTATAAATGGCCAGAGTTATTTTGAGCGGTTTGCTACCAATGAATCACCGTTCACGCATTTATGGACAATGTCCATTAACGGTCAATTTTATCTTTTATGGCCAATCGTGATTTATTTGCTGGTTAAATTCGCTAAAAAGCGCAAGACTACCTTTTGGATTTTGTTTGGTGTGTCTCTTGCATCAGCACTAGAAATGGCGCTTTTGTATCATAGCGGGGTTGACATTAACCGAATTTATTACGGCACAGATACGCGTTTCTTTTCTTTAGGATTAGGTGCGGCATTAGCTGTAATTTGGCCAATGGAAAAGTTACGGACCGATGTAACCATTACTGATACTTATATTCTTGATGGCGTCGGGCTAGTGGCATTAGCCGGGTTAATTTGGCTGTTCTTTAGTCCGCAAATGGATCCGGAGCATAGTTTTACTTATAACGGCGGGATGTTATTGTTTACGGTGCTAACAGCTATCTTAGTTGGCATTATTGCTCATCCTAGCAGTCACTGGAATAAGTGGCTGACCAATCCGGTGTTTAATTGGATTGGCTCGCGGAGCTATGGGATTTATCTTTATCAATTTCCCGTAATGATTTTCTTTGAAGACAAGGTAACGAATGTAGCTGATCATGTTTTCTTATATCCACTGATTGAAATTGCATTGATTTTGGTCTTAAGCGAGATTTCTTACCGGTTTATTGAACGGCCTCTGGGCAAAATTACATGGGTTAAGCTTAAGAACTATTGTAGTCAGCTGTTTAAGAAATCAACAACCAATTATTTTGCTAAGCTACAGGCAATTATTAGTTGTCTAGTGTTTTTAATTGGTACTGCAGCCATCTTAGTTTCACCTACAGTCAAAGCCCGCGATTTTAATAAGTCGCAATTAGCTACAAGAATTAGAGCTAACCAGGTTCAACAGAAAAAAGATAATCAAGTTTTAATTACTAAATTGCAAAAAGCCAAGAAAAAAACGCGCCAAAGGACTAAACTAGTTAATGAGGCACATCGTGCAGCCAAAAGCCATCCAGTTAACCAGTCTTTTGAAAAGTATGGTATTTCGCAGGTAGATTTACAATTAGCGCGAAAAGTGCAACTAACGGCGATTGGGGATTCCGTAATGGCAGGCTCAAGCGACACTCTTAGGCAGCTGATGCCTAAAGCAGTTATTGATGCCGCAATTTCAAGGCAGTTAAATGCGGCCTTTGGCTTAATCAGTCAATATCAGGCGCAAAAGGCGTTAGATAACAATGTCTTAATTGGATTAGGAACTAACGGGCCATTTCCAATGACTGACTTAGATCAGTTAATGAAGCAAGTAGGTCCAAAGACGCAAGTCTTTTGGATTAACACGCACGTGCCAAGTAAACCGTGGCAAAATCAGGTTAATAGTTTGCTAGAAACGGCAGCTAAAAAATATCGCAATTTAATTATTATTGATTGGTATAATTATTCAAAGAAGCATCCTAGCTGGTTTTATCAGGACAACACACACCCAACTCCAGTAGGATCAAAGTATTATAGTGCTTTGATTGCCAAAACAATTGCTAAGCACGCAAGATTTTAG
- the rnz gene encoding ribonuclease Z, with the protein MELQFLGTGAGQPSKKRNVSSIALKMLDEINEIWLFDVGEATQHQILRTNIRLRKVTKIFISHNHGDHIFGLPGLLATRSFQGDVGPLTIYGPSGLEQFVRTALRVSRTKVTYPIKFVVLDQGGLIYQGQGFKVYAEKLVHRVPSFGYRVVEDSHQGELLMDKLAQYNVPNGPLLGKLKNGEQISLADGTVLDGHDFLGPDKPGRIVTIIYDTRSTPTIAKLAKNADILVHESTFAGNEADLAHSYYHSTAVEAAKIARDNGVKSLYLNHISARYLGAKAKNLEKQARKVFPNTNLANDFDRVEIPMKGENNE; encoded by the coding sequence ATGGAACTACAATTTCTAGGTACAGGGGCAGGGCAGCCGTCCAAAAAACGTAATGTATCAAGTATTGCATTAAAGATGCTTGATGAAATAAATGAAATATGGTTATTTGATGTTGGAGAAGCTACGCAGCACCAGATATTGCGGACAAATATTCGTTTGCGCAAGGTAACCAAAATTTTTATTTCGCATAATCATGGCGACCATATTTTTGGCTTGCCTGGATTACTTGCCACGAGATCATTTCAGGGGGATGTTGGCCCCCTAACAATTTATGGTCCAAGTGGCTTGGAACAATTTGTCCGGACAGCATTGCGGGTTTCACGAACTAAGGTTACTTATCCGATTAAGTTTGTTGTTTTGGACCAAGGCGGCTTAATTTATCAAGGACAAGGATTTAAGGTCTATGCCGAAAAATTGGTTCACCGTGTACCTAGTTTTGGCTATCGGGTAGTTGAGGATTCTCATCAAGGTGAACTTTTGATGGATAAATTAGCGCAATATAATGTACCTAATGGACCATTACTTGGTAAACTTAAAAATGGTGAACAAATTTCATTAGCCGATGGTACTGTGTTAGATGGTCATGACTTTTTAGGTCCCGATAAACCTGGTAGAATAGTAACAATTATTTATGATACTCGTTCGACACCAACAATTGCCAAATTAGCTAAGAATGCGGATATTCTAGTTCATGAATCAACGTTTGCTGGCAATGAAGCTGACTTAGCGCATTCATATTATCATTCGACTGCGGTTGAAGCGGCTAAGATTGCGCGCGATAATGGGGTTAAAAGTTTATACTTAAATCACATTTCGGCTAGATATTTGGGTGCTAAAGCTAAAAATTTAGAAAAACAGGCTCGAAAAGTATTTCCAAATACCAATTTAGCTAATGATTTTGATCGAGTAGAGATTCCAATGAAAGGTGAAAACAATGAGTGA
- a CDS encoding SDR family oxidoreductase, whose amino-acid sequence MSDSLRNKVVVVTGASSGIGRSIALESAGRGATVILIARSKDKLERIAAEARELSGAASYTFPTDMGESEEIDATFKEIIKVTKHIDYLVNCAGFGKFEQFVEMNRREVTAMFQVNVLGLMYFTRLIGRVMMDQKSGQIINFGSIAGKIPTVKSAAYSASKAAVIQFSNVLRLELKSFGVKVMTVNPGPVYTNFFNIADKSGNYAQNVERFMLDPDDVAWQVVHYFGSNKRELNLPVSLAVLAKLYDLFPTIGDSLSLKYASRK is encoded by the coding sequence ATGAGTGATTCGTTAAGAAATAAAGTAGTGGTTGTAACTGGTGCTTCCAGCGGCATTGGGCGTTCAATTGCGTTAGAAAGTGCCGGACGTGGGGCAACAGTGATTTTGATTGCTCGCAGTAAGGATAAACTTGAGCGGATTGCGGCCGAAGCACGTGAATTATCTGGTGCGGCATCTTATACTTTTCCAACCGATATGGGCGAAAGTGAAGAAATTGACGCTACTTTTAAGGAAATCATTAAGGTAACTAAGCACATTGATTATTTAGTTAACTGTGCTGGCTTTGGCAAATTTGAGCAATTTGTTGAAATGAACCGCCGAGAAGTAACCGCGATGTTTCAGGTTAATGTCTTAGGCTTAATGTATTTCACTCGTTTAATTGGCCGGGTGATGATGGACCAAAAGAGCGGGCAAATTATTAACTTCGGCTCGATTGCCGGCAAGATACCAACAGTTAAGTCTGCCGCATACAGTGCATCAAAGGCAGCTGTTATCCAATTTTCTAATGTTTTACGGTTGGAATTAAAGTCATTTGGCGTCAAGGTCATGACCGTTAATCCGGGACCGGTCTACACTAATTTCTTTAATATTGCTGATAAGAGCGGTAATTACGCTCAAAATGTTGAAAGATTTATGCTTGATCCTGATGATGTTGCTTGGCAAGTTGTCCATTACTTTGGCAGCAATAAGCGCGAGCTTAATTTACCAGTCAGCTTGGCTGTCTTAGCTAAGTTATATGATTTGTTCCCAACTATTGGTGATAGTCTATCATTGAAGTACGCTTCAAGAAAGTAG
- a CDS encoding lipopolysaccharide assembly protein LapA domain-containing protein, producing the protein MKDKMQQAKLIFSLVLILLAVIFVVLNTNQVAISFGFFDVKLPLIIVLVVMIIIGVLIGWFWGSNKGNHDKKS; encoded by the coding sequence ATGAAAGATAAAATGCAACAGGCTAAATTAATTTTCAGTTTAGTTCTAATTTTATTAGCCGTAATTTTCGTTGTTCTCAATACTAACCAAGTAGCAATCAGTTTTGGCTTCTTTGATGTCAAATTGCCACTAATTATTGTGCTGGTCGTTATGATCATTATCGGGGTTCTAATTGGTTGGTTTTGGGGTTCCAACAAGGGCAATCATGATAAGAAAAGCTAA
- the rpmF gene encoding 50S ribosomal protein L32 encodes MAVPKRHTSKQKKRSRRGHIKLAVPAMHYDATTGEYRLSHRVSPKGYYKGRQVVNETSASDNN; translated from the coding sequence ATGGCAGTTCCTAAGAGACATACTTCTAAGCAAAAGAAACGTTCACGTCGTGGCCATATCAAGTTAGCTGTTCCAGCAATGCATTACGATGCAACTACTGGTGAATACCGTTTGAGTCACCGTGTTTCACCTAAAGGTTATTACAAGGGTCGTCAAGTGGTTAACGAAACTAGCGCTAGCGACAACAACTAA
- a CDS encoding bifunctional UDP-sugar hydrolase/5'-nucleotidase: MKLVFLHSSDIHGYLLATDYQTNTDYDAPFGLSRVASVIKAEQAKYGAENVIVTDAGDCLQGAPLASYVHNAGTKEALKQYTDVYNAIGYDARVLGNHDFNYGLDYLKYYIAQNTAPMLNANILNQNTNEPAFGQAYRIIEKHGVKVGLIGITTQYIPHWEPADHVAGLKFTSAFAEVKHYAQILRPQVDVLGVIYHGGFEDDPQTGSEIMPHNGENEGAQILAQIPEVDVFLTGHQHQKMQMVVNQTAIVQPGYRGEAVGKVVLDIDDTTKKITSMSTELITTKDFAADQTVNKLTKALDQKTQSWLDQPIATLSEPAPIGNATKARLEGAPFINLLQAMQLHFTGADISATAVMSETAKGFDKQVTMRDILLNYPYSNQLCKVKLTGRALRHVIEHSLSFLTKDAAGKVTFLPEKRAFLFNFDVFYPVNYEADIARPVGQRLTKLELNGHPIEDEHTYYLAVNNYRVMGGGFYPEYSPDKIEEISDKDYVQMFQEFLTSGQVKVDTQANYHFF; this comes from the coding sequence ATGAAATTAGTATTTTTACATTCTAGTGATATTCATGGTTATTTGCTAGCGACGGATTATCAGACAAATACGGATTATGATGCTCCTTTTGGGTTAAGTCGAGTTGCTAGTGTCATTAAAGCAGAACAGGCAAAATATGGCGCTGAAAACGTGATTGTTACTGATGCGGGTGATTGCCTTCAGGGAGCGCCACTAGCTTCCTACGTCCATAATGCGGGCACAAAAGAGGCACTTAAGCAGTATACAGATGTTTATAATGCTATTGGCTATGACGCACGAGTCTTAGGCAATCATGATTTTAACTATGGCTTAGATTACCTGAAGTATTATATTGCGCAAAATACGGCGCCAATGTTGAATGCTAATATTTTAAATCAAAACACTAATGAGCCAGCGTTCGGTCAGGCTTATCGCATCATTGAAAAGCATGGAGTTAAGGTAGGACTAATTGGAATTACCACTCAGTACATTCCGCATTGGGAACCAGCAGACCATGTTGCTGGGTTAAAATTTACTTCCGCCTTTGCCGAGGTTAAGCATTACGCACAAATTTTACGTCCTCAAGTTGACGTTTTAGGGGTTATTTATCACGGCGGGTTTGAAGATGATCCGCAAACAGGTAGTGAGATTATGCCGCATAATGGCGAAAATGAGGGCGCCCAAATTTTAGCGCAAATCCCTGAAGTTGATGTCTTTTTAACTGGCCACCAACACCAAAAAATGCAGATGGTGGTTAATCAGACTGCCATTGTCCAACCGGGTTATCGCGGCGAGGCCGTTGGTAAGGTAGTGCTCGACATTGACGATACAACTAAAAAAATCACGTCAATGTCAACTGAGCTGATTACGACCAAGGATTTTGCAGCAGATCAGACAGTTAATAAGTTAACCAAAGCGCTGGATCAAAAAACACAAAGTTGGTTAGATCAACCGATTGCCACACTAAGTGAGCCAGCACCGATTGGCAATGCCACTAAGGCAAGGCTAGAGGGGGCACCGTTTATTAATTTGCTGCAGGCGATGCAGCTGCACTTTACCGGTGCTGATATTTCTGCGACGGCGGTAATGAGCGAAACAGCTAAGGGCTTTGACAAGCAGGTGACGATGCGGGATATTTTGCTTAATTATCCGTATTCTAACCAGCTATGCAAAGTAAAATTAACTGGCCGCGCGTTACGCCATGTGATTGAACATAGTTTGTCATTTTTGACTAAAGATGCTGCGGGCAAAGTAACTTTTTTGCCAGAAAAACGGGCGTTTCTCTTTAACTTTGATGTTTTTTATCCTGTAAATTATGAAGCAGATATTGCTCGTCCAGTTGGCCAGCGCCTAACTAAATTGGAATTAAACGGCCATCCAATTGAAGACGAACACACCTATTACTTGGCCGTTAACAATTATCGGGTAATGGGCGGCGGCTTTTATCCTGAGTACAGCCCAGATAAAATTGAAGAAATTTCTGATAAGGATTACGTGCAAATGTTTCAGGAATTTTTAACAAGTGGGCAAGTTAAAGTTGACACGCAGGCTAATTATCATTTCTTTTAG
- a CDS encoding YjzD family protein: MGRYIVTICWSVVYMLIVGFIAAPLTQNVFNLQDAVIVGIIFGILFAAIIPTITAHSSKDKSNFTKLK; encoded by the coding sequence ATGGGTCGTTATATAGTGACTATCTGTTGGAGCGTTGTTTACATGTTAATCGTGGGTTTTATCGCTGCACCGTTAACACAGAACGTCTTTAATTTACAAGATGCCGTGATTGTTGGTATAATCTTCGGTATTTTGTTTGCGGCAATTATACCAACAATTACCGCTCATTCAAGTAAAGATAAAAGTAATTTTACCAAGCTTAAATAA